From the genome of Glycine soja cultivar W05 chromosome 14, ASM419377v2, whole genome shotgun sequence:
AACCCAAAATCAGCaaatattatctttaatttaatttagtttttgaatgaaattttgaattgatacTTGTAAaagacgaaataaaataaaccaatgaggtaaaatgaattcattttttttataaaaattaaaattaacttgtatacttcaatttcttttaaaaaaatcttattaattttcttttttaaatacttataaaCTTAGAAATTCAGCattttttgtcttaaaaaaCTTGTAAcaagatattacaattgaaaagTTCTTATAAGTTAAGATGTTTCTAATAAACAATTGTGAATGTATTTATTTCATTATCTAAATTGCATTTCTTCACTTCAGAGAAACTTTATTTtagagaaattattatttttttcttagtcCCCACCTTATAGTAGCCAGTGACAAATAAattgacataaaaataaaaaagtaaatcctacgatttcatctttatttttgaatttggaCTACAAGTTTCAAAAAGAATATACTCTGGAATCTGTGATTAACTTTGATTGAACTATTAATTTTCCTTGCAAAATTGGCTTTTTTATTAGTGTTCCTTGTCTTTGGAACGTGTACAGAGTgagtcttttcttttcttttttttttataaaaaaactaaaaacttaaatttCTCCTTCAAAAATTAGAGTATTGCtatattatttttccaaaaaaattggtaattaaaatatatattaaaaattaaaaataactaattttatgtcACCACTTTATACAGAAGAATTCAGTGACATTTTAGATTCATAATATTTGGAGGATTAACATAATAACACACTAATATTCACAAGATTAGAATACAATTCTAACTCAATTGATTGAGTAGAATATATGAATTGTTATTGTAAATCTTGAGtattttgattcttataaataaaaatatatttgaaatattttattttagtgaacaAGAGtacaataaaatattcatttaatcaaagtgaaaaaataattccttataTTTTGTATAGGTTAAGAATACAAATATGTAGATGgtggaaaattataatttaaaatgtaatatacTACATATAATATTCCACCTAAACACCATTAAAGAGATCGGTATATTAATGAACATTTAAGTAAAAacccaaaattaaaagaaaaattgatgtctcatcatatatcatttaagtGAGTTTATTGTCATTCAAAAAGTTTAAAGAAGTATTGTATAGATCATACACAAAATTAGGTACATGCTTAATTAAACAGAATATAACTGAGGTAGATGGGAAGGATACAAAGTAGATATAAGCTGTCCATATAAAATAGTTGTCATAATTTATTCTTGACTAGTTTCATAAAGGAGTGATCCTCCATTTTGGTTGGCATAATAAAGTGCAACCTAAGAGAGAACACTTAATGAAATCCTATATTGAGGAACTTTAGATAATGATATTAAAGATGAGTGACTCCCTAACGGTCATTTTTGGATTAGCATATTTGACAAAGTCATCATTTCTTTTCCTAACTATGGCCTTTGAATAACAATGAAGGAAAAGTAACCATGCCATATGGGAAAGTTTTTGTGAAGCTAGAACTCAGGATCAATTTGGTTTCTGCAGGGCCAATGTTTCAATGAAAAACTtcctaaattgattttaagcCACTTCTGGAGGGTCTAAGACTGCATGCATTGGATCATTGGCTAAGATTTGCATGCTAAGAGACAGATTTGAAAAACAGATGCATGAACTTTGCAATTCTGTAAATGTGGGTTTGGTTAGATCAATTATTTAGGAGTGGAAGATGAGTTTCTTTTCATGTTGCACGTCACAAGAGAAGATCGACAAGAACTCATTGAAAAAGAGCAGTAAGAACTACCATCACGCAAAAGCTCTGCCGTCGTTAGCCAACATGTGTTTTAAATCTGGTATTTTTCCTAGCTCCAATGCTAATTTTCTCATCGTATCGATTTTCAGGCcaacattttttcaatttaatgtcTCATATCTAGAGTTTAATGTTGTTTCCACGACAAATTATTTTCCTCTAGCACAATCTTATTTATCTCAACATGAAATCCATGAAAGGTTTATACCATCACAATAGGCTTCATCAACTTTTTCATTATTATGAAGCCTCAACGATGTGAAATGCAGAAgtacatgcatatcttgtgcaTCTCTTTAGGCTCCCTTTCTAGTTTAATGATTAGATGTTCTTAGCTTGTTGGTAACATGTTTTGAAACAATTTGTGCCATCAAGTTCTCACAGATTATGTACTATTGAGGTCTTATCATTTGACAAAGGGATTCAAACTCACATCCTTGTGAGATATGAGTCTTATCCTTACCAATTAGGGTACCATAAACCTAAGGATCTCTTACTCTCTACCTCAATAGTTGTGTTGTCAACCTCTAGAGTTTTGACTTTTTACAATAGATTGCTAAGCTAAAGGTGGAAAGTGGTCTTATAGTGCCCTATATAGTGGATTTCAGCTTTCTCagacatttttttctcaatgaTGAATACCAATGCTTAAAACTTGAACAAATTTATCTTGTAGATACCAGCAAACGGAAGTACATAGAAGAAGAAATAGCAAAAATTGGGAAAGGGAATATTACCTCTCAGACTTTTTCTTATCACGAGCTATGTGTTGCAACTCGGAACTTTCACCCTGACAATATGATTGGCGAAGGAGGCTTTGGAAGGGTGTACAAAGGACGCCTCAAAAGCATAAATCAGGTATAATTTCAACTCGCATCTATGTGAATATTATGCTAATATCATGCTAAGAAAAAACTTCTAAATGCTGTGTTCCTTTCATGCAGGTTGTTGCTGTGAAGAAACTTAATAGAAATGGATTCCAAGGAAACAGGGAATTTCTTGTAGAGGTTTTGATTTTGAGTCTCTTGCACCACCCTAACCTTGTCAATTTGGTAGGGTATTGCGCAGATGGTGATCAAAGGATTTTGGTATACGAGTACATGGTGAATGGCTCTTTAGAAGATCACCTTCTTGGTAAGTAAATGCTTCTTATGTCTTCTAATGCAATACATCACGGATAAAAATGAGAGTAACATCCAATTTGAGTATCAAACTTGAACAAATGCAATAAACTAAGTGTAGTCTGTAGTGACAGTGTGACCATATGAGCACATTGGATCATCATGGTTATTACTTATTAGTTACAACATAAAACAACTTGCATATTGATGGTTTTAAGTAGATTATGTTTTATCTTTCCATTTGTGTGAGAAACCACATATATCTGCAAGACTGGCACCGTGGAAGTTCCCCTTTTCAAAACATTAccctagtattttttttatttttttttgtgataagCATGTTAAATGTTATCTGaccaacaacaaaagaaaaatgattgcCAGAACTATCTCCGGACAGAAAGCCTTTGGATTGGCGTACTAGAATGAACATTGCAGCCGGTGCAGCTAAAGGACTTGAATATTTACATGAAGTAGCAAATCCGCCTGTGATATACCGTGATTTCAAAGCATCAAACATACTATTAGATGAAAACTTCAACCCTAAGCTCTCTGATTTTGGACTTGCAAAGCTTGGTCCAACTGGTGATAAAACTCATGTATCCACCAGGGTAATGGGAACTTATGGCTACTGTGCACCTGAGTATGCCTCAACAGGTCAATTGACTACAAAATCAGATATATATAGCTTTGGAGTAGTGTTTCTAGAGATGATCACAGGAAGAAGAGCAATTGATCAGTCAAGACCATCTGAAGAGCAAAACTTGGTCACTTGGGTATGTCATGAAGCTTTTATTATGTGCCTAGAATCATATTTCTCTGGCCTAAAATTTCAGGATTCATAATCTAATCAAGGGTAAAATGTGTTcccatattttatcaaaattggtTTTAGTccccatattttaaaaataataattttggtcATCGTATTTTTTGTAATGGGTGAATTTCATCTCTGGCCTTAGCATCATATGTGCCTAGAATCATATTTTTCTAGCCTAAAATTTCAGGATTTATAATCTAATCAAGGATAAAATGTGTCCCCATATCAAAATTGGTTTTAGtccctatattttaaaaataataattatggtCATGGTATTTTTTGTAATTGGTAAATTTTATCTCTGGCCTTAGTATCATATGTTCCGTAAAGagagattataaaaaataagatcatGATTTTTAAAGAATAGATACTAAGATTAAATTACACTAAATATTGAGGGATCTAAAACACATTTTACCCTCTAATCAATATGAAATCTAGTCCAAAAATTTAAGCTTAGACAATTAATATGCACAAATGTTCAGCAATTGACATTCATAATGTTTCTTGTTTTCAGGCACAACCACTATTCAAAGACAGAAGGAAATTTTCATCAATGGTTGATCCATTGCTGAAAGGGAACTACCCAACAAAGGGTCTACACCAAGCACTAGCAGTTGCAGCAATGTGTATTCAGGAGGAAGCTGATACCCGACCTTTGATTAGTGACGTAGTTACAGCTCTTGATGTTTTAGCAAAGAGGCATATACAAGTGGGAAGACAACACCGTTCAAAAGAGACTTTTTTCGAGCATGGGGAATGTAGTTAACAAAACGAACCTGAAAACAGTAGAGGATTACACAAAAGGACAATGAATGAAAAAGCAGCTGCTAATGAAGTTTGAGAATCATTCTATAAAATTTCTTAATGATGCCACTAGGTATCCTTATGAAAATCGATCAAAACGGTTACATATTTTTGCATGTTCAAGATTTCTTGAGTAGTAGTATTAGATAATAGATATTGATAATAGAATGACAAGATTGTTACCAGATTCATAATTGCCTACTCTTCGAGATTCTCTAATCAATACTGTTACAAGGTTTCCTCTTTGTTTCAGCTTTCGTAATGGAAAATACCACTCGACAAAGCATTTGACTCCATATGTCTTGTGTTGTTGATCATAAAACCAAAGCAATGAGGTCAATGCAATTCCTGTCCTCCTTAAACTGGCTTATCTAGAGTAAAATGGTTTCATGAAGAGTGTTCTGATCTTTGAGATGAtaatgaaaaatggtttccagtTCAAAGTGGAAACCTCCTTTTAGTTTGACAGAAAGGACATCATCATCCATCATTAATTGGTGGCAGAAATAAACTTGCACTTAACATAAACTTTGGTCTATCTTCacaaaataaagatatatatatatatatatatatatatatatatatatatatatatatatatatatatttgctaaTAAGGAAGCAATTCATTTTGTACACATGGAAAAGTCGCAGAAGAAATGTCTTCAAATTAACCATAATAAATTACATTGCTCTCTTTGGTCCCACTTTCAAAAAAGGAAAATCTACGTTCCCATCCTTTAAATTGCCTCTCTCAACGGCACATAAACAATTGTAATGTCTGAAAATTCACCCATTTCAGGATACAGTGTAATGAAGGGTTGAATGAAGATGGCCTAGGGCTCTATGATGCTCTCATAATTATATAGATAGTATTtggataatttaatattaaaaagaaaatttcagtaaattttatattatttaatttgttttatttattatccaTCAAACAACgtataagacaaaaaaaattatcttgtaaCTTGACTTGTGTTGTTCTTATGTTGTATCCATTAAAAGCACCCTAagtgaaaaataattgttacaATAAAGTAGTAAAATGtacaattaaacaaaaaaattattaaatgagcTTTATAAGTTTTCCTACAttcatatatttgatttatgttTATGTTAAAATTTCTTAACATTGAGACAATGaagaatattttgaaaatataacaatttattttaacttgtcttttaatgaaataatttattgaaaaatagaatcaattctttcaattaaattttattaaaaatatgcaaaaataagcattacataaacaaaacaacattgaaaataaatattatagatTACACAACAATTTAGGACTAGGttaaataattcaatatttttctcaaattatgTTATATAGTATCCTATAATCTTTATATTATttctcctttttatattttaaataagttaaatttgattctgtaaaaaaagataaatttgaaaataaatttatgattttaaaaaatcttgaaaatctatatattttaaGGCATTGTTGTAGGGAGATTGCCACAATTTCCTTAATACTAGATGAAATTCGTCGACGCACAAGCCATAATTCAGCATTGATAATCATTTTTACTTATTACCACAGActtgttattatattttaaatttacaatattttaatttatgattattgtttaagatttataaaacatttttgtaaaaaaagaagagagttataaaatttaaaataatgattataaatatattttctaagttTTAGAAAATTTCTTAATACATCATATATTATGGTTTGTGATTAAATGATATGATTAAACTCTTTTACATATATGGTGCATAccctatttttttcataaaatgattattgattctttaatttaaatttatgttgttgattatgaaaatggatttttctaatttaatttcttttagagGATCAATAAttgattcaaaattttcaaaatgttttgatttttctttctataatagttattttttcatcatatgtctaattatttgaaaattacttCAGTTAAAATTTGATTGTGATTTTGATTGATAAGAAGATTCATTTCATTAtccatttattttcatattgaatattttacatctttatattaataaaagtaaagaaatatCGAAAGAGATTCTTATATATTTGAGCggaattattttagattttttatcttttaattaaaaaataatttaattatttcaaataagaATATGTACTTGTCCTAACTACATCAATTACAATATTTATATGACTTTAtgaattaaatagataaaaaaaattattttttgatcaattatataatattttccctccaaaacttctttatttttattaaataaagattttctaattatatataaagatgGAAAAAAGTACTTTACCTTTTATATTGCTTATAATCCTATGTATTTAATAGGGGTCTTcagaatcaaataaaattaaaagtaaaatcgaaaatcgataaaaaaaaaaaataattgtagaaAAATAGATGAttgttgatttgatttgatttttgtttcaaattgtGTAATTTGATTTTCGATTTAATAAAcgaaaatgaaattaaacttAATCAAGCTGAtctagtaaatttttttaatatttggctTGATATGGTTGATATATAATTTCTAaactatgttaatttttttaaaatgcaagtAATTGTATTTTATTGTAATTGGTGATGCTTCATTCTATACAAAATTCAACTCGTGGCAATTGATAATTTTGTATTATGTTGTGACAGTGGGAGATCTACTTTTCaagtttttatatgattttttttattgttacaattaatattttgttgttgaataTCTAAGTTTTATGGttgaaaacaaatattataaatgctgttttatttttttttaagttcagttgttaaaattgttaaaacTTGGAAATaagtattatgtattttttatattttaagttgaataattattattcaacttaaaaataattattgttttactttaagtttaattattgaaatttttattgttcgtttatattattaaattaattattattcaagttttattcaattaataataaattttttaaatatttattagtataattttaaaactttaaaaataaaaacaaaccaaactATAAAACagttaaatttattatgtaattcaGACTACTAATTCTAAGTCAAGAGCACACCAAACCCCTCGGAAGACTCCTATTTATGCCTCCGCCGACCGAGAGGGTATCCTAGCCTTCCGATCATAAGATTACGTggcaattaaatattataacaccttatttttattttaaaagtattttatattaatggccaaggtttttcaaatattttgtcTCCTTATTTAAGTAGCTGGCTCCTAATCTGTTTAACTGTGGAGGGAGCAGGAGCACTCGGAGGTGATTTCTGCCTCAATGGAGGTCTCTGCTTTAAGGCCACACTGCCCTTTATGCCGCCGCCGCCGCTTCTCAAGTCCCTTCTCTCTTCCTTCCATTTTACCTTCTCAGCCTCTGCAACGGTTTAccctttttcctttctctttacCTCACTTCAAAGTTCATGTCTTTTGTTGCTTCTGACCTTGCCCATCTCTTTAATGTCttgaaattttgcattttttccAACTGGGTATTCTGGTTTTAGCTTaagaaattaatgattttatgtTACACAGTAAAATATGCtgattgttgattttttagtctttactTCAATGGGTCAGTGTGCCTTGTTGTTCTTCACTGGTTTGAAAGATTGAGACTGGTATTAACATTAAGTCAAGtgtgaattttcaaattttacttgtatTGTAACTGCTGCGACAATTTGTTGATGATAAAATCTGAAATAGGTTAATATCAGGGATGCTACCCGGGGATTAACTTTTGTTAGTAAATGTGGGAATAGAGTGATGAAgagatatattttctttttgtaccACACGTGCCTACAGATGAAGCTTTTTCTTAGCTAGTGGATGGCTACATTTCATTGATTGGAACCTTTATTTTTGTTGCATGATGTGAATTGCAGAAGAAAAATGCAGTCATTCCACATTTCGCTCCGAAATAGTACTGTGCTTAGAAATTATGTACTATCTAGAGCAGATTTCTCATGCTGTCTAAAGGGGACATCTGCGGGGTTAAATAAATACAATGGTGTGAGGTATAAGGGTAATTTTTTGTGCAAGAGTCCAGTTTGCATTTCATCTATGAAAATTTCAAATGCATCAACTAGCACGTTGGAGGAAATGACAGAGGAGGAAGAGCTGAACTCTTTGCATTCATGTGAAACCCAAGTTAGGACAATGGGCATGGCTTCTTGCAACAATGAATTTTCCACAACCACTTCAGGAAAAAAATTGTCTGGTGGTGATTATAGAGGCTGGACTATAGCAAAAGATAAgttaactgaaaataaaaaggaaatgaaTGGCTCAAATAAATTTGAGAGTGAAAATGGCAGTTTTTGTGCATCTAATGGAGTTGCTTCCATTGATCAGAACCAGGCTGTTCCCAAGAACGGGGATAGCAATATTGTACTGCAGGATCCTGGTGCACATGTCCCATCTTCTGTTAACTATTCTGTATTAAACAATTCAAAGGTGTTAATGGATTCTGAAAGGGTGATTCACCAGCATAACGGATCTTCACTGGGGATTGGTAAAGAGAAAGTCCCAGTAGTCAATGGTGATCATGGTTTGGATGGAACTGCAAAGGATTCAACTAATGTAACACTTACTAAACAGGCACGTGGTACTGACCAATCAAAGCTCCGGGATAGGCTTTGTAGTATCTATGATGATATTCTGGTTGTTGATAATATTCATCTTGCAGAGGAAGTTGCTAAGATGCTTACAACAAAGTACCGGCATCTTATTTATGCATGTGATACTGaggtataattatttttactgtaTTTACTTGTATTATGGTTACTCCATATCACAAGAGTCTATATAGCTAGATTATCTCCTCTGTTGCTTCTGTGCACCTGTGTCTGTTTGTGTACTTTGGACATGaattcaactaatttttatttgtgtaagACATATTATCTGCTGATTTTATTGTCTTCAAAGGTAGCCAAGATAGATGTCAAACAAGAAACTCCTGTAGATCATGGGGAGATAACATGCTTCAGCATTTATTGTGGTCCTGAAGCTGATTTTGGAGGTGGAAAGTCCTGTATCTGGGTAGATGTTCTTGATGGTGGAGGCAAAGAGATTTTAGAAAAATTTGCTGAATTTTTTAGCGATTCTTCCATCAAGAAGGTatacttttcttcttctatcccTTCTATGTTCTTAATCCTATTACTCTCCTCAACATGCAACACTCCTCAAATCTTAATTCTATGCTTGCTACTGTATGAAAGATGCCTTACTAGTTAAGATATATGACAATCAGCTACAATCTGTTCTGAAATTAACCTCAGGTAATGTAAAAGTTTAGTGTCGTATTATACAGAGAGCCATATTGATTTTTACTGCATGTTCAGTGGtatattcaatttttcaataatatgCTAAGAATAGGTTGCAACTTGCATTCCTAATGTTAAGTTAATGTGTACCTGATTTTGGATAGTTGGTGCATGGCTTTATTGTATAGAACAGAGAAGTTTTCATCATATGATAGAAGTGAACTAGCATGAtttgttattctattttattttatttgtgtagTTGTTAGATATTCTTATCTTGTAGTAATGGAAAATTAAATCtatcttttataaaatcatattgGCATTAAATTCCTGGGTTTGTCTATGCTGTGACCAGAGATTACAAACCATATTTGAAATAACCGAATCACTGGTGCATTCTGTAGGTCTGGCATAATTATAGCTTTGACTGTCATGTTATAGAGAATTATGGATTCAAAGTTTCGGGATTTCATGCTGATACAATGCACATGGCACGATTATGGGATTCTTCAAGACATTTGGATGGGGGTTATTCTCTTGAAGGACTTACAGGTGACAGAAGGGTCATGTCTAGGGCTCAGCTGAACCATGAAAAGGACTTGATTGGTAAGGTGTCAATGAAAACTATATTTagtaagaaaaaattgaaaaaggatGGATCTGAGGGTAAAACAAGTATCATTGCTCCTGTTGAAGAGCTACAGAGAGATGAGCGTATACCTTGGATATGTTATTCTGCCTTAGATGCTAGCAGCACTTTGAAGCTGTATGAGAGCCTAAAGAGCCATCTTTCAGACATGCCCTGGAAATTTGATGGTGTGCCAGTTTATGGGAAAACCATGTATGATTTCTACAATGAATATTGGCGTCCATTTGGTGAGCTTCTAGTCATGATGGAATCTGAGGGAATGCTAGTTGACCGGGCTTATCTTGAAAGCATAGAAAAGGTGGCCAAAGCAGAGCAAGAGGTAGCTGTTAATAGATTCCGTAAATGGGCCACTAGGTATTGTCCTGATGCCCAGTATATGAATGTGGGAAGTGATTCGCAGTTGCGCCAGCTGCTTTTTGGTGGCATTGTGAACAGGTGcacattttttaaatcttaccTGTAGCATTTATTTCAATCTTAAATTATTGATTTCCTAGTCAAAGCCTGAAATATTTATGATATTCATAAGTTTAATGTATTCACTATTCATGAATGATGGTACTACTACTGGTACCTACCTTGATATTTATGAACTTTTCTGTTTACAACAAAGTAGCTGAAGGATATAGATGGaagtaaaattttcattttcacttgtCACATGCTTCATTACAGAAAGGACTCCAATCAAACGCTTCCAACTGAACGAATATTCAAAATTCCCAATGTTAATAATGTGATTGAAGAAGGCAAGAAGGCTCCAAAAAGATTTTGTGATATAAAGTTGACGAGCTTAGGTTATAATCTGGAGACTGAGATGTACACAGCAACTGGTTGGCCGTCAGTTAGTGGTGATGCTTTAAAGGCCCTGGCTGGAAGTATTTCCGCTGATTATGACTTTTTTGATGAGGATTGTAACTTGGATCTcgatgatgaagatgaaaatCCTTCTCAAAGTCAAGTTGCACCGGTAAAAATTGATAAATCTGCATATGGGACAGCCTATGCAGCTTTTCCAACAGAGGAAGAAGGGAGAGAAGCTTGCCATGCAATTGCTGCTTTATGTCAAGTCTGTTCAATCAACTCTTTGATCTCCAACTTCATCCTTCCCCTGCAggtattttgttgttgtttggtttGCAATATGAACTTTCTTGAGCTTGCTtggaatttcttttattttgaagctAGTATACAAACTTCCATACAATTCATATTGTCCATAATAAATTGatgatattttctattttttccctagaaaggatatttttagacaattataattattttataaacatcaGTCAATGAGATGCTTGACAACTCACCTGTGCACCAAACTCACAAGTACCACAGTACCTTGAGCTTTTAAAATACTCATTGGAGATGGTCAATACTAAGTTCTCCCACTGCTTAGCTATGGCTAGGGAAATTATTTCCTTATTTGAGTTTAAGCTAATTTTTTGAATGCTTATTGTGCCACCACTTACATTTTAGAACTTTTAGTAAACATTTGTATTCTTACACTGAAGCTCTTTATATGTGCTCTATAATAGCTGCAGTTTCTCTTTgtcagggacataatatatcaggaAAAGATCTCCGTGTTCATTGTTCCTTAAATATCAACACAGAGACAGGACGCTTGTCAGCAAGAAGGCCAAATCTGCAGGTTATTCTAATTAGATTAATCAGAATTCTCTAATGATTTTGATtaggaattttcattttgatagtAGTCGTTGTgaacttcaaatttttttaagtgctATACATTTGAGATTTGACCATTAACCTTCATCTGTGTGCTGGTATGTTCATTAATTGGTGTCATACAGTTTCCTTGATGCTAGACTCTTAGTAGAAGGCTTTATCATTTTGTCTTTTAATCTAAAATGTAGTTTCTCCTTTTAGTAGGGTTTCTTCCTATTAGACATATAAGTCCATTTTGAACCTCCACTCTATCT
Proteins encoded in this window:
- the LOC114384384 gene encoding probable serine/threonine-protein kinase PBL23, encoding MSFFSCCTSQEKIDKNSLKKSSKNYHHAKALPSLANMCFKSDTSKRKYIEEEIAKIGKGNITSQTFSYHELCVATRNFHPDNMIGEGGFGRVYKGRLKSINQVVAVKKLNRNGFQGNREFLVEVLILSLLHHPNLVNLVGYCADGDQRILVYEYMVNGSLEDHLLELSPDRKPLDWRTRMNIAAGAAKGLEYLHEVANPPVIYRDFKASNILLDENFNPKLSDFGLAKLGPTGDKTHVSTRVMGTYGYCAPEYASTGQLTTKSDIYSFGVVFLEMITGRRAIDQSRPSEEQNLVTWAQPLFKDRRKFSSMVDPLLKGNYPTKGLHQALAVAAMCIQEEADTRPLISDVVTALDVLAKRHIQVGRQHRSKETFFEHGECS
- the LOC114384794 gene encoding DNA polymerase I A, chloroplastic/mitochondrial-like encodes the protein MEVSALRPHCPLCRRRRFSSPFSLPSILPSQPLQRRKMQSFHISLRNSTVLRNYVLSRADFSCCLKGTSAGLNKYNGVRYKGNFLCKSPVCISSMKISNASTSTLEEMTEEEELNSLHSCETQVRTMGMASCNNEFSTTTSGKKLSGGDYRGWTIAKDKLTENKKEMNGSNKFESENGSFCASNGVASIDQNQAVPKNGDSNIVLQDPGAHVPSSVNYSVLNNSKVLMDSERVIHQHNGSSLGIGKEKVPVVNGDHGLDGTAKDSTNVTLTKQARGTDQSKLRDRLCSIYDDILVVDNIHLAEEVAKMLTTKYRHLIYACDTEVAKIDVKQETPVDHGEITCFSIYCGPEADFGGGKSCIWVDVLDGGGKEILEKFAEFFSDSSIKKVWHNYSFDCHVIENYGFKVSGFHADTMHMARLWDSSRHLDGGYSLEGLTGDRRVMSRAQLNHEKDLIGKVSMKTIFSKKKLKKDGSEGKTSIIAPVEELQRDERIPWICYSALDASSTLKLYESLKSHLSDMPWKFDGVPVYGKTMYDFYNEYWRPFGELLVMMESEGMLVDRAYLESIEKVAKAEQEVAVNRFRKWATRYCPDAQYMNVGSDSQLRQLLFGGIVNRKDSNQTLPTERIFKIPNVNNVIEEGKKAPKRFCDIKLTSLGYNLETEMYTATGWPSVSGDALKALAGSISADYDFFDEDCNLDLDDEDENPSQSQVAPVKIDKSAYGTAYAAFPTEEEGREACHAIAALCQVCSINSLISNFILPLQGHNISGKDLRVHCSLNINTETGRLSARRPNLQNQPALEKDRYKIRQAFIAAPRNSLIVADYGQLELRILAHLADCKSMLEAFEAGGDFHSRTAMNMYPHIREAVEKKEVLLEWHPQPGEDKPPVPLLKDAFASERRKAKMLNFSIAYGKTPVGLSKDWKVSVKEAKKTVDLWYNDRKEVLQWQEERKKEARVLHCVYTLLGRARRFPLMAQANTYQKGHIERAAINTPVQGSAADVAMCAMLQISKNKRLKELGWKLLLQVHDEVILEGPTESAEVAKSIVIECMSKPFNGKNILKVDLSVDAKCAQNWYSGK